The Brassica oleracea var. oleracea cultivar TO1000 chromosome C7, BOL, whole genome shotgun sequence sequence NNNNNNNNNNNNNNNNNNNNNNNNNNNNNNNNNNNNNNNNNNNNNNNNNNNNNNNNNNNNNNNNNNNNNNNNNNNNNNNNNNNNNNNNNNNNNNNNNNNNNNNNNNNNNNNNNNNNNNNNNNNNNNNNNNNNNNNNNNNNNNNNNNNNNNNNNNNNNNNNNNNNNNNNNNNNNNNNNNNNNNNNNNNNNNNNNNNNNNNNNNNNNNNNNNNNNNNNNNNNNNNNNNNNNNNNNNNNNNNNNNNNNNNNNNNNNNNNNNNNNNNNNNNNNNNNNNNNNNNNNNNNNNNNNNNNNNNNNNNNNNNNNNNNNNNNNNNNNNNNNNNNNNNNNNNNNNNNNNNNNNNNNNNNNNNNNNNNNNNNNNNNNNNNNNNNNNNNNNNNNNNNNNNNNNNNNNNNNNNNNNNNNNNNNNNNNNNNNNNNNNNNNNNNNNNNNNNNNNNNNNNNNNNNNNNNNNNNNNNNNNNNNNNNNNNNNNNNNNNNNNNNNNNNNNNNNNNNNNNNNNNNNNNNNNNNNNNNNNNNNNNNNNNNNNNNNNNNNNNNNNNNNNNNNNNNNNNNNNNNNNNNNNNNNNNNNNNNNNNNNNNNNNNNNNNNNNNNNNNNNNNNNNNNNNNNNNNNNNNNNNNNNNNNNNNNNNNNNNNNNNNNNNNNNNNNNNNNNNNNNNNNNNNNNNNNNNNNNNNNNNNNNNNNNNNNNNNNNNNNNNNNNNNNNNNNNNNNNNNNNNNNNNNNNNNNNNNNNNNNNNNNNNNNNNNNNNNNNNNNNNNNNNNNNNNNNNNNNNNNNNNNNNNNNNNNNNNNNNNNNNNNNNNNNNNNNNNNNNNNNNNNNNNNNNNNNNNNNNNNNNNNNNNNNNNNNNNNNNNNNNNNNNNNNNNNNNNNNNNNNNNNNNNNNNNNNNNNNNNNNNNNNNNNNNNNNNNNNNNNNNNNNNNNNNNNNNNNNNNNNNNNNNNNNNNNNNNNNNNNNNNNNNNNNNNNNNNNNNNNNNNNNNNNNNNNNNNNNNNNNNNNNNNNNNNNNNNNNNNNNNNNNNNNNNNNNNNNNNNNNNNNNNNNNNNNNNNNNNNNNNNNNNNNNNNNNNNNNNNNNNNNNNNNNNNNNNNNNNNNNTTGACGCACTGGTAGTAGGTGGAAGGAACGGCTTGCATCGAGTGTAGCCAAGGGGGGCCGAGTATAGCGTGATAAAGAGATTTTGTGCTTACAACGGCAAACTTAACCGTTCGAGTAACGCCACACGCGCGTACCGGGAGACGGATCGTTCCTAAGATAGTTTCGGAGGATCCATTGAATCCGGTTAATGTCCTGGAAGACGCTTTTATGTCGTCAAGATCAACTCCCATCTTCTGTAGAGTTCCTCGGAAGATGAGGTCGACGGAACTTCCGGTGTCAATGAGGATCTTGGTGACATCATACTCTCCAATTCCAAGGACGACGAGAAGAGGATCATTATGGGGAGCGTGAACTCCTTCAGCGTCGTCCGGTGAGAAGGTTATCGGAAGATGATTTGTCGGTTTAGTCGGCCACTTCTGGGAAGTCGCGACTTGTCGACGATAGTCTTTGACAGAACGGACAGTGTCTCCGCTAGGAGGGGAGCCTCCCATGATGACATTCAACGACTGTCCCGGTTGTCCTCGCTTAGAGTCTAGCAAGGTGCGGAGGTCTGTGGATATGTTAGTGTCATGCGCTGGAGGTTGAAAATGACCTTTAGCTTGCTCCAACTGTTGTCGTAAGTCCGTTGGTTTTGATCGGTTGAGCTGTATGCGAAGGTCGCAGGCGCCAGCGTTGAGTTTATCTCGGAGGTCTGTAATTGGCCCTTTGCTGTTGTTAGCATCGCTTGCCGAGATACGACGAGACTTCCGTGTGTCCAGCATCGTCCGGAGATCTTTGTGTTTCGGACTGCTATCATTTTCGGACTCAAACTTCCGCTTCAGGACGTCTCTCAGATCTCCGAGTACAGGCGCATCGTCGTTATCGTCGTCGGACGGCGAAGATTGCTGAGAGAGTATAACCTCGATGCGTCTGCGATTAGCAGGATGCTCTTCGTCGGTGGAGGAGTCTCCCTCACCATTATCCTTCGGGGTCTCCTCCTCGTCGTCTCGTCGTTGAGCGTCGATTTGTCGACCTTTGCTGGTGGCTTTGCGCTGGGCTCTTTTTTCCTTGTTCTTGCTCAAGCTCTTGCCATTCTTTGGTTTAGCTTTCAAGGGTTCGAACTTAAATTCACCGCTCGCAAGTGACGAGAGATAATGAGCGTAGAGTGATTTGCATTATGTTGTATCATGTCCCTTGACGTCGTGATATTTGCAATGCTTGGTGAGATCGACGGTCTTGGAAGGCCCCGCTGCTGACCGGCTCCGGCTGTAGGTTAGGTGGTGCAAACAGTATCGACTGGTTTGTCGGGCGAATCGAGCTCCCTTACCCACTTGTTCCATCCCTCGCCGCAGACTACGAGAGTTGAAACCGGCACGTTGTTCTCGTTGACGACATACATGTATCCGTCTTTGCGGCCGTTTTTGTCGGTTGGAGCATGCTGGCGCGGTTCTTGTCGCGTGTTGGCGTTTTTAGCCACTGGAGCTTTGGGTGCGTTCATCTTGCTGAGAATGGCGTTAGTAACTTCTTCCATTCGGATGAAATTGTCAGATCGCGCGATAGCGTCCTGGAGCGATGTAGTTGGGTTTTGGTATAAATCCTCTCGGAATTTAGAACGAACCCACAACGTGTTCCGCAAGGCGTCAATGGCGATACCGTCTGGAATGTCAATCCTTGAGACTACGGTTTTGAACTTCTCCATGTAGTCGCGAAGACTCTGGTCTTTGGTTTGGTTGAGGTTCCACAAGCTAGAGGCAGTAGCGCTGCGCTTGGTGAACATAATGTAAGTCTTGAGAAAAGCTGCCGACAAGTCGCGGAAACTTCTGATGGAGTTTTCTTCTAACTGGGAAAACCAGGTTAGGGCTTGCTCGTGGAGAGTTTCGACGAACAGTTGGCAGTAGCCTGCGTCCCTTTCTTCTTCTGGGAGTCGAGCCCGTGCCATCGCAATGTTGAAAGCTGTCATGTGTTCCACCGGGTCTCCGCCGGGTTTGTACTCGGGTAGGCGCATTTTTTCAATTTTTCTGAGTTGGACGCTGGTCAGAGCACTAGTAAACGGAGTGCGTGAGGTTGCGGCGAGGACGCTCTCGATTTGCGGNNNNNNNNNNNNNNNNNNNNNNNNNNNNNNNNNNNNNNNNNNNNNNNNNNNNNNNNNNNNNNNNNNNNNNNNNNNNNNNNNNNNNNNNNNNNNNNNNNNNNNNNNNNNNNNNNNNNNNNNNNNNNNNNNNNNNNNNNNNNNNNNNNNNNNNNNNNNNNNNNNNNNNNNNNNNNNNNNNNNNNNNNNNNNNNNNNNNNNNNNNNNNNNNNNNNNNNNNNNNNNNNNNNNNNNNNNNNNNNNNNNNNNNNNNNNNNNNNNNNNNNNNNNNNNNNNNNNNNNNNNNNNNNNNNNNNNNNNNNNNNNNNNNNNNNNNNNNNNNNNNNNNNNNNNNNNNNNNNNNNNNNNNNNNNNNNNNNNNNNNNNNNNNNNNNNNNNNNNNNNNNNNNNNNNNNNNNNNNNNNNNNNNNNNNNNNNNNNNNNNNNNNNNNNNNNNNNNNNNNNNNNNNNNNNNNNNNNNNNNNNNNNNNNNNNNNNNNNNNNNNNNNNNNAAGCAACAGGATCAAAGAGATGATTAGGAAACCCTAGATCTAGCCGCTTCTGCGTGTGTTGTCCAAAAGTCCCCCTTTTCGTTGTCTACTCATCCCCTCTTATAGTGCCCTCGTCCGTGATGCCCTCATCGTGTCGTCCTTTGGGCCCTGTCGTTAAAGGCCGAGTACGCGGGGCTTGGTACTGTTCTCTATAAGCCGAGCGTATTTAGTCGGCTTAGCTGAGCGGCTAAAAGTACTATGGGGTCAAGCCGCCATCTTTAGCCGCTTAAGCCGACTAAACTGGTTAAGCTTGCCAGGCTAGGGCCTGTTATTCGATGGGTCTTGTGGAGGGATGTAATCCATCTCCTACAATCATCAGCTTCGCTCGTCCTCAAATCCTTATCTTGCCCCTGAGAATCGAAATCAAAACGAAGCCCTTAAACCAAAACATAACCCTTCGGAAGAAGTAGTACATAGTTCGATTCTGTTTGACTTCTTTCAACAAATCTTTCTCTTGATTACTATATTGTAAGGAGTACCAAGACAGCCAAATAAGTAATCTCAGTAAAGAAGAGAGTAGATTCTCGTTCAGTTTCTTTGTCTTACCTCTCTTTCTTCCATGGATGTCGACTCTCTTCTCGGATCAGTTTCTTTAGCCTCTTCGATTTCCATCTCTGAGTTCTCTCTGTCGCTCATTGCGTTTGTGTTATCTCTTTTCTCTGTGCCTCTTCTTTGCTCTCTTCTCTCTGGAAATCAAATCAAAGAATGGGTTTTGGTTCTTTAAATTCAAAACTTTAAAGTTCGTTATTTGACAAGTTTGTTTCGGTAACAGTATTTTTAATACATCCCAAGATACATACTATTCTTTCTTTTTTTTTTTTTTGTAGCGGGAAAATGTTTCTTGTTGTTTGTGATGGATGGTGTTTCTTCAACAGCCATTCTGTTAAATGTTGTAAGGGAAATAAAATTAAATATTGAGTTTTAAATAATTCCATTTTCTCAATTGTGTCACGTATGGTATTAGTTTCTTAATTTCATTTTCTTAGTTCCTCAATTAAAATCTTGGCTTTAATCGAGGGTTTTGATACTGTCTGTTTAAGCAACACATACATATACATATACCAGCTGGGGAAATGTTTCGGGTAGTTTTAGTGAAATTTTTCGGTTCTTCTGTTCTGGTTATAACTTAATAGGAAACAAAAATATAACGTAAGAAACTTTATTTCTTTATGAAAATGACGAAAGTCATGTACATTTGATTAGAACCCATTTCACCAGTTTGAAAGTGAGAGAACACTTCAATCCCAAAATATGCATCTTTTTACAGTAAAAGACAGAATCAGAAGCAACTAAAGGTCATATATTCTCTCATATGACTTACCTTTTGACTCTTCTTTTTCTTTGAGAGAAGTAAAACGTAAAACTCATACAGTATAGCGAGGTTTAGCAGTGCGATCAAGAGTCTTTGCATCCTCCTGAAAAAAAAAGAAAAGAAATTGGACAAGTCACAATAGCACAAAACCAATGCAGTTTTAAGAGAACAGTACAAAGATGTTGAAGAAACATTTACATGAAATATGAATCCGATTGTTTCAGTGTAACCAAGAAGTTCCTTCCACTGCTTCCCAATGCTTATCTGCAGCAAACAACAACAAGATATCATCATCCCGAAAATGAAGCCACTGTATGTGTTTTCTATGAAACAATCGTCCCATACGAGTTTTGGGTTAAGCGCTTAGAAAGCTCAGAATATCCACTATTCACATGATGTGTTTCCTCCAAAAAAAAAAGAAGCCTTTTACATAAATCATATACATATATAAACATCAATGCTTTACCTGAGCCTTCTCATCTGCAGCGTTCTTTGTCCATATAGAGATCTTATCCCCTCTCGTTCTGAAATTCAGAACTGCTCCGCAAATGTCATCTCCTTGCTCAAATTGCTCACCAACTAACGCAAGTAACTACAACCAAGTAGCAGAGAAAAAAATACAATCACAAGTATCATGGCCTAAGGATAACTACACTGAAAGTTAAAGTACCTACCGTGTTAAGCCAATTGGATTCCAGTGTAGCCTTAGGGAACATCATAGTCCACTTTCCTCCATCAGCACAAACAGGATCTTCCCACTTGGGTTCAATTCTATCTTGAAGCAGTAGAGATCCGCCCCATGAACCCACTTGGATGGAGGATGCATGTTATTGTAAAGACTGCATCAAGTAGTTAACACACGCATCTCTTTAAACCTACCTTAAGATACAAGTAACCTAAAACGCACACACAAATCAAACTAGCTTCTTATATGGATACAATCACGAGCAGCTGACTCAATATCTCTGATGGAAACCTACAGATACAACAATATGGATTCTCCAGTGCAAAACATAAGCAAATCCAAGAAGGCTACTCTATTAATTGAGCTTTTAGATCAATGCATCCCTATGCTAATTAAGTTAGATGTATTCAGCGTAAAATCTCACCTCCAGAACTCCTCGATAGTAGCGATAGTGTACAAGGATCTCAAAGAGCTTCCCCATGTGGCTTGATTCGATTTCGAGGAAGGATTATCGAACCAGAAGGTCCACGAGTTCCGGAAGGAGTGCGAAGGGTGGACTGCGGTGTTCGATTTCGATTTCTTTCCGCCGCACATGATCTTTTTCTCCTTCGACGGACCTTCATCGCCGCCGCCGCAGATAGCCTTAATCGCCGGGACATGCTTCTCGATACGGATAAGGTTCGGGGTGTTAGGATCGAGATTCTCCTCCTCCGCCATAATCGCTGGTAGTGAAGAGCTCTCAACCGCCATAATCGCTCGAGTCAGTTACTTTTCCGTCCGCTCCGTCGACTCCGTCTTCAGTTGTAAACGGCGATGCAGAGAGAGAGAGAGAGATTTTCGTAATAAAAGCCCATTTTTAGCCAATTAAAGGCCCATACACAACCGAAGCAAAATGCGCGGGGATAATTTTTATTTAATCATTTATTTTAATTGGGAATAAAGAGCGACAAAAACAAAGAGAGACACAGACCTTGGACTCTCGCGTAACGGCAATGAGTCTCTTTCTCAACTCTTGTATCGATATCTGTGCTCTATTCATCTCTCCCTCTCTCTCTCTCTCTCTCTCTCTCTCTCTCTCTCTCTCTTTAAAGCAGCTCACTTTACTTAAAATTGCCAGTAGATCTAACTCTTTTAGGGTTTAAGAGCATTGGAACTCTCCGGCCATGGATTCACTTCTCTCAAGCAGCTCCTATAGATTCGTTGGAAATGGTAATGTGGTTTCTGTATCTTTATTTGTTGCGTTTTCTGATTCTCTGCTTCAATGTAGGCAGTGAACTTGTCGAGTGTTAGGGGTTTTAGCTTCATATTGAGTCCAATTATTTGGATTTTAGAATGTAAACGAAGGTGGGTTTTCTTTCCCTTTTGTTTTTAGTAGGTGTTGTTGATTGGGAAACTATTGTTATTGATACGAATAGTGAAATAAGCCCAATTAGCTGTTGTAATGTGTGTCAAATGAATAAGTAATGTTAAATCTAAGGTTGCTATTAGGATTTATTGAAAGCTTTAATCTTGAGGAATTTTAAAGGCCTGATGACTGTTTGAGGGTAGCAGAAAGTCCCTTTGTGTCACTGTTCCTTTCAGCTGATGCATAAAGTGTGTTGTAAACTTGTTTTGCTTTTGCTCATTAATCATTTTCTTTGTTGTAAACATTTTCTTTGTTCCCCGCTGATGTTACTTAGGTCATATCAAACAAGAGAGATTTTGCAGAGAGCTGATCCAAGGATATTCACCTGGTTAGAACCGCGGTGAGTTTCGATTATGCCGCAAGGTTGGGGGGATTGGAATGAAGCCATTGGTCCGTGCTTTTAGGGATAGATGTATACAAAAACATTGATGTCTATCTTCTCTTTCGTTTGGAAAATTATCTGGATTCTCGTACTACAATCATTTCTGGTTCCAATTCAAAGTCTTCTTTCATATATATATTTTTGAATCATACGCATCAAATCTGCACTACAAAGAATTAACTTTGCATTCATAACAAATTCTGATATTGTAAAAGAAGTATTGACACTGAGAGAGATCCTACAACGTCCACATCACATATCAAGTTGAAAAGCAATACAGATGATCTTCTCGCCTAGTCATCGCAGGAATGCACTTGTGCTGTCTCTAGGTGCATCAAGATCTTGTGAGACTTTTTGTGAATGAGCCTTCTTCCCTTGACCAATGCAAGACGTTGTGAGACTAGATGGGAATCCCTTTTTTCTTGATCCAGCCTTCTTATCACTGACGGAATCGGAGAAACTCCTGAGTTCGTTAAGCCGCTTCATCTTCTCCTTCTTCTGCTTCTTCTTTTGGAAGGTCAGGAAGAACGCAGACACTACTCTGGTGGCTTTCTTCCCAGATGATGATGTTGATGAAGAAGAAGGCTTGTGAAGTTTCAAATGCCGGTAATGGCGTTTGGGACGGCTACTGGTGAGTCGGATCAGGAGTTTCCTGCAACGCTGCATAATCTTCTGGTTGAATGTAAGTAATGATGATGTGGCTATCATCTCGTGCTACTGCTATGGGTTAACCGAAAGCAAGTTCTGAGAGAAGAATAGGGTGTTTGTTGCTCTGTGCCTCAGGTGGGTTCTCTTTTGTAGCCACGGACTTTGGATGTTTTTTTGGCAGGTGGGTTTCACGTTTTTGTGACTTTGACTTTAAGTTTGTGGTAAGCCATGATTATGCTCTTCACAAAGTCTTTATGTTGTCTCTTGTCCCTAGTGACAAAGTCTTGCTTAATAGCGTTCAGATAATTTTATAATTCTTAATTGTATATCAATCCAAAGACTAAAAGCATTGTTATAAGCTAGTCATGTGATGCACTAGTTCTCCAAACTATAAATTATATTTTTAAAAAGTTCACAAAAAGCATATTCTGATAGTGCTTTTACAAACTCAAAGTTTGTTATATATTTTAAGTTCAATTTGTAAATCATTTATTTACGTAATAATAGTAGATCATTTTCAAACCATAGGTTCTGAAATGGTAACCAGCTAAAGTAATAGTATTATATTGTGCTGGTGATTTATGTTTATAGTGAACAACTAAGAACTTGTAGTTATTTATTAATTATTACCCAAACAAATCCATATTTGATACCATATTTTAGCTTTGGTTTCTCCGTATGTGAATGAATCATTATATTTTTTTCAAAAATAAAAGAATAAATATGGAAATGCTATTACGGTTGAACTAGGAAACAACTCCGCTCGTGGACGCGCGGGAGTAATGACGTTTAATTATTATATTTTCATGTATTTCCTTGTTATTTGTATAATTTTTGTACTATTTATAAAAAAATTAATATAACTGTTTTTTTTTTTAAATATAGACTTATAAAAAGTTGTAAAAATAAAATGGGTGTTATAATGTGCAAATATATTCTTGTGTGTAAACAAATAAAATAATTTTTGGGTAGCATTGCAATTCTAAGTAACGTAATCATCTTCAATGATTTTTTTTCTTTTTCTTTGTGGCCGTTGTCTAACTTCTTGAGCTTTTTGTTACATCTAGGTTGTCGTCTTCACTTTGTTTTAAATTTTTCGTTGTCTATCTCTTTTTTCTTGTTTTATTTTCTTTGAGAACAGTAATTTCTTCTTTTTCGCTGTTCTTGTCCCTCGTTTCGTTTGTTTTTATAAGCTATATCAAAACATTAAATGTAAGTTTCTTTATCTCATCTATATATATGTTAATTTCCTTATATATTGATTATAGCAACCCATTATTTAAACCTTAAATCTATTGTAAATTTATTATACCTCTTCAATTTTAATTGGGGTGCATGTGATTCCTGTAACAGTTAATCCAGCGAAATTTGAATTATAATTAAAGGATGTGACTTTAACATTGAATTTGAAAACTTTCCCAATAAGATTTTGAGACAAGAAGGAGATAATAGCGTTATCACTTGAGTTATGATTATTCCTGCATATAGTAGTTTTAAATATCAGTTTAACTTTATGCAATAAAGTTTATTAATTATAATAAGTATTAAACTTACATGATATTTAATCAAGTCTGTCGCTGATTTACCCATAATTCTGATCATGTCTTTGTTGAATGTGGTTAATAATGCAGTTTCTGAATTATCTTCAACAATAATTTCAAGTTTATACATGTATATTAGTTTTATTATTAATATTTTTTTAGCTATCAAAAGTTATAAAAAAATGTTTGTCCTATGTTACCTTAATATGCCAACAATATCCGGTTTTGTGCATTTTTTGCAAATAAGTTTTCCATTCATTTTTTTGAAGTATTTTAGCACAATGATTACAAGATATGTAATTCCAACCATTCCTTGAACTAATTTCAATAATTTTTCCTTCGATGGTAAACTCCTTCTCCTGTCAATATGTATTCCGCAAGAAATTAATTTTATTATATAAGTATTTATTTTATATTATTTTAATGTCGAATGTTAGTATTAAAAGAATTAATTATTTAGGTACTTCAAACAAATCTTTGGCAATGAAATCTATTATTTCTGATATTTTGACAATGTTGGCATTTGTTTTCCTTAAACTGCTTTCGCCTTTCACTTGTAGTGAATGTGTTATGTATTGATGAAAAATAAAAATTTTACGGACTATGTATAATTTATTTATATATTTTTTTTTTTTGCTAAGAATGTTAATATCATTGAAGAAAAGATCAGTCTACAAGTAGTTAATCTATACAAAACAAAACCCTGGCAAAAAGAAAGTAAAAAACAGGGATTTGATAGTTTTTGGAGCTGGTAAAGAGTTCCGAAGAAGTCCTAAGTAATCCAGAAGCAGCCACTGTGGATTAGATAAGCCAATTAAGCAAAAGGTTCATGAATTTCTTCCTGTTCCTCAGTGCATAAATGGAGTTGATGACCTGCCGGTTAATATCCTTAAACACAACAAGCGGGGGACTGATGCAGTTGCTATAAATCATGATGTTGCGCTGTCTCCAAACAGAGTAAACTAGTGTTTGAACCACAAGCAACTTTAAAATCGAAGGAGCCGCCGGAGCAGAGGCACACGCCCATAACATTAGTTCCGACCAGGTGCTGAAATTTGGCACTCCACAGCGAAGTCTAATGCGGATTTCAGCCCAGAGAGTCAACACGAAGGGGCAAGAGAGCATCAGATGGTCTCTTGATTCCGGTTCCGTGGTACAGATGCAGCAGCACGAAGGTACCTGCATTCCCCAAGAAGACAACCTATCTCGGGTTGGCAAACGGTTTAAGTTAGTAACCCACATGTGAAAAGCATGTTTTGGTGTTGCTCCACTGAACCAAATATGTTTGGCTGATGCTTGAATATTTCCCTTTGGTCACAAGACCTCCCAAGTTTTTGCAGAGGAGTAAGAAGGCCTGATTTCACCATCGGTGTTCCAGGCGAATGAGTCTGACCCTAGCTCCGGTGAGGGGAGCGAGATGGTAGATAGGTAGGCATGGAGGTTGACTTCCTCATCCGATCTCGGGTTTGGGAGTCTCCATCCATAATCGTAACAAGCTTCAGCAACACACGCATCAATCCTGATTCGGAGCCTGCGGGTTCCATCTTGACCAAACACACTAATCAAAGGACCAGCGGGGGTCCAGTTGTCAAACCAGAAACTCGTGGATTGCCTATCCTTTATCTGACTGATTAAGAAGTTTGAGGCAAGGTCTCTCAGGCGAAGCAAGCATCTCCAGTTCCAGGTTTGGCTTTGCACTTCAGGCTGAGACCAGAAATGATAAGAGGACTGACAGTTATGCAACCTGTGCCAAGCAACCCATAGCGAAGCGCTGCCTGAGAAAAGGAGCCAAACAAAACGCAGAAGCAGAGTGGTGTTCCAGCGCTTGAAGCTTCTGAGGCCAATGCCACCTTCAGCTTTTGGAAGGCACAAAGTTTTCCATGAGACCTTAGCATTTGCACGACAGTCAATTGAGCCAGACCAGAGAAACTTCGAACATAGCGACTCAATCTTGTTGATACAACTTTTCGGAAGAGAGAAAGTTGAAATCCAAAATATTACTAGGCCCGTGATTACCAT is a genomic window containing:
- the LOC106305476 gene encoding uncharacterized protein LOC106305476 — protein: MIATSSLLTFNQKIMQRCRKLLIRLTSSRPKRHYRHLKLHKPSSSSTSSSGKKATRVVSAFFLTFQKKKQKKEKMKRLNELRSFSDSVSDKKAGSRKKGFPSSLTTSCIGQGKKAHSQKVSQDLDAPRDSTSAFLR